A section of the Chryseobacterium ginsenosidimutans genome encodes:
- a CDS encoding ammonium transporter → MKVGLKWIVSFSIIALVAVGGLFWSPIVDFPNTGEFLSEDKIVGADVAWILAAAGLVLLMTPGLSFFYGGMVGKKNVISTMLQSFIALGVISILWVVVGFSLSFGDSIGFMIDGKHYGIIGNPLSYPFFSRVGVLPHKAMASTIPFILFALFQMKFAVITPALITGSFAERVRFISYLLFMVLFSLFIYTPLCHMVWHPDGLLNKYFGVKDFAGGTVVHMSAGFAALAGALVVGNRKKPHHEPSNISYVILGTGMLWFGWFGFNAGSALSANATAAIAFGTTTIASASAMMTWIFFDRINGRKVSALGACIGAVVGLVAITPGCGFVSIAESLFIGFISAIVSNVMMNWKALKKIDDTLDVFACHGVGGIMGMILTAIFAHGENASLLHGGFMVFLHHMMALVLVSIFTFFGSLLLYKITNRIITLRVSEESEDLGLDISQHEESLC, encoded by the coding sequence ATGAAAGTAGGTTTAAAATGGATTGTCTCATTTTCTATCATCGCACTGGTTGCTGTTGGCGGATTATTTTGGAGCCCCATTGTAGATTTTCCGAATACCGGAGAATTTTTAAGCGAAGATAAAATTGTAGGAGCAGATGTAGCCTGGATTCTCGCTGCTGCAGGTCTGGTTTTACTAATGACTCCCGGTTTATCCTTTTTCTACGGAGGAATGGTTGGCAAGAAAAATGTAATCTCTACAATGCTTCAAAGCTTTATCGCTTTAGGAGTCATTTCAATTTTGTGGGTAGTGGTTGGCTTTTCTTTATCTTTCGGAGATTCTATAGGTTTTATGATTGATGGAAAGCATTACGGGATCATTGGAAACCCTTTGAGCTATCCGTTTTTCAGCAGGGTAGGAGTGTTACCGCATAAAGCGATGGCTTCTACGATTCCTTTTATACTTTTTGCTTTGTTTCAGATGAAATTTGCGGTGATTACTCCGGCTTTAATTACAGGTTCATTTGCAGAACGGGTACGTTTCATCTCTTACCTTTTATTTATGGTGCTTTTCAGCCTTTTCATTTATACACCGCTTTGTCATATGGTTTGGCATCCGGACGGACTTTTAAATAAATATTTCGGAGTTAAAGATTTTGCAGGCGGAACAGTTGTTCACATGAGTGCCGGCTTTGCAGCATTAGCAGGAGCTTTGGTTGTGGGAAACAGAAAAAAGCCGCATCATGAGCCTTCAAATATTTCTTATGTTATATTGGGAACAGGAATGCTTTGGTTCGGTTGGTTCGGTTTTAATGCAGGTTCTGCGCTCAGTGCCAATGCAACAGCTGCAATAGCGTTTGGAACAACAACAATAGCTTCGGCTTCAGCAATGATGACATGGATATTTTTTGACAGGATAAACGGAAGAAAAGTTTCGGCTTTGGGAGCTTGTATCGGTGCTGTTGTCGGTTTGGTGGCCATTACTCCGGGATGTGGTTTTGTTTCGATTGCAGAGAGTCTTTTCATTGGTTTTATTTCGGCAATTGTTTCAAATGTAATGATGAACTGGAAGGCCTTAAAGAAAATTGATGATACTTTGGATGTTTTTGCCTGCCACGGAGTTGGCGGAATTATGGGAATGATTCTGACAGCAATTTTTGCACATGGTGAAAACGCAAGTCTTCTTCACGGCGGCTTTATGGTATTTTTACATCATATGATGGCTTTGGTTCTGGTATCAATATTCACTTTTTTCGGATCATTACTTTTATATAAAATTACCAATAGAATTATCACATTAAGAGTTTCGGAAGAGTCTGAGGATTTGGGACTTGATATCTCTCAGCACGAAGAAAGTCTTTGTTAA
- a CDS encoding L-serine ammonia-lyase, with translation MESISVFEIIKVGIGPSSSHTMGPWNAASAFIRIIKRERSIAEVKEVFLEFFGSLAKTGIGHGTDIAGMLGLNGEDFKTINTSKIDEKIEKIKTTQILNLGGEKEIPFVYGHHLVLNMHKSLDFHPNGMIFKAVFEDGTELMQDFYSVGGGFIASQEKNSIEKECVRTLYPCHHGSDIVKYCERFGFERFSDLILINEESWRTQEETRKEALYIWQQIKECIYKGVNKEGILPGGLNVTRRAAGMNRKLLGDKIYKNKDEWFQQVVEAEENFTNINKWIACFALAVNEENASFGRIITAPTNGASGVIPAVLMYSQAFTDFTSEEDIVRFLLVAGEIGTLFKKNATISAAMGGCQAEIGVSSAMAAAGLTEILGGSIGQVLMAAEIAMEHHLGLTCDPIKGLVQIPCIERNTMGAIKAITAANIALESDPSKAKVSLDQVIQTMWETALSMNDRFKETSEGGLAIAVNVPEC, from the coding sequence ATGGAATCAATATCAGTTTTTGAGATTATTAAAGTAGGAATAGGTCCGTCGAGTTCGCACACGATGGGACCGTGGAATGCAGCTTCTGCGTTTATCAGGATTATAAAAAGAGAAAGATCAATTGCTGAGGTGAAAGAGGTTTTCCTTGAGTTTTTCGGTTCACTGGCAAAAACGGGTATCGGCCACGGAACTGACATTGCAGGAATGCTTGGTTTAAATGGTGAAGATTTTAAAACGATCAACACTTCAAAAATTGATGAGAAAATAGAAAAAATAAAAACCACTCAGATTCTTAATCTTGGTGGAGAAAAAGAAATTCCTTTTGTTTACGGGCATCATTTGGTCTTAAATATGCACAAATCTCTTGATTTTCATCCTAACGGAATGATCTTTAAGGCTGTTTTTGAAGATGGAACCGAACTTATGCAGGACTTTTATTCTGTAGGTGGAGGTTTTATTGCAAGTCAGGAGAAAAATTCTATTGAAAAAGAATGTGTGAGAACGCTTTATCCTTGTCACCACGGTTCTGATATTGTGAAATATTGCGAAAGATTCGGTTTTGAAAGGTTTTCGGATTTAATTTTAATTAATGAAGAAAGCTGGAGAACACAGGAAGAAACGAGAAAGGAAGCACTTTATATTTGGCAGCAGATTAAAGAATGTATTTATAAAGGTGTCAACAAAGAAGGAATTCTTCCCGGAGGTTTGAACGTTACCCGAAGAGCAGCCGGAATGAATAGAAAGCTATTAGGTGATAAAATCTATAAAAATAAAGACGAATGGTTTCAGCAGGTTGTAGAAGCTGAAGAAAATTTCACCAATATCAATAAATGGATTGCGTGTTTTGCATTGGCTGTAAATGAAGAAAATGCAAGCTTCGGAAGAATTATTACGGCTCCTACAAACGGTGCAAGTGGTGTAATTCCTGCCGTTTTAATGTATTCTCAGGCTTTTACAGATTTTACAAGTGAAGAAGATATCGTTAGATTTTTGCTTGTAGCAGGAGAGATCGGCACTTTATTCAAAAAAAATGCAACAATTTCTGCCGCAATGGGCGGATGTCAGGCAGAAATCGGAGTTTCCTCAGCGATGGCAGCAGCCGGTCTTACGGAAATTCTTGGCGGAAGTATTGGTCAGGTTTTAATGGCAGCAGAAATCGCTATGGAACATCATTTAGGATTAACCTGCGACCCTATTAAAGGATTGGTTCAGATTCCTTGTATCGAAAGAAATACAATGGGCGCCATAAAGGCAATTACTGCTGCAAATATCGCTTTGGAAAGTGATCCTTCAAAGGCAAAGGTAAGTTTGGATCAGGTAATTCAGACGATGTGGGAAACGGCGCTTTCAATGAATGACAGATTTAAAGAAACTTCCGAAGGAGGACTGGCAATTGCAGTGAATGTTCCGGAATGCTAA
- a CDS encoding RHS repeat domain-containing protein → MTNQTDKGILEIKYNALNLPDYVKFDKTFVPKTNLGGNYNVNVQYIYRADGAKLKKTYTYGATTNNTETATATEYLDGFQYEATSSTGKFTLGLKFVPTAEGYYNFENNKYIYSYTDHLGNIRVSYSKNASGSAEVLEENNFYPFGMKHEGYNQTAENPSYNYGYNGKEYQTETGWSDYGARMYMSDIGRWGVIDPLAETSRRFTPYNYAYNNPVMFIDPDGRKAMAPKAPAENLTVPGGMLDYYGRGGTGKLTNLLAFLGQENYFHIADDTMLGGGGGGNGTFGQTQVYKDIMAYLAEPETEYFQGINFTQFGGDDDCPKCPKSNTVRLGEEIGKQVLKPQEGFWERLSGTRTWTDSKGNDYLVDSEGKIIMRAPLTGDVPIGPAGNLKGLKSLFTFTKSAGKHFTEIIKSGENASRLARPYMRSSLTIQEIIATGKGIPDATAKGALNFRVPGTFRITRYMGISCRYKNKYYLSFFIQITIMKFIIEYNGKPEQRLLIYRNDEYSFDMDPWDYEMDFDIIINKLTLTVVNNKIIQLSGFCGLNNAMKNNYDIPKSKKGILKIVDNLNYGFAYNLGDNFPVYINIQTGWICIGVPDKHGNAVEFINNCIAVIDTNEELIALWLKPEELPVLHEF, encoded by the coding sequence ATGACCAATCAGACGGATAAAGGGATCCTTGAGATTAAATATAATGCGTTGAATCTACCTGACTATGTCAAGTTCGATAAAACTTTTGTTCCGAAGACTAATTTAGGAGGAAATTATAATGTAAATGTACAGTATATTTACAGGGCAGACGGAGCAAAACTCAAAAAAACATATACGTACGGCGCAACAACAAACAATACAGAAACGGCAACTGCAACAGAATATCTGGATGGCTTTCAATATGAAGCAACAAGCTCAACAGGAAAATTCACATTAGGATTAAAATTTGTTCCAACAGCAGAAGGATATTACAATTTTGAAAATAATAAGTATATTTACAGCTATACAGACCATTTGGGAAATATAAGGGTAAGCTACTCTAAAAACGCATCTGGCAGCGCAGAAGTTCTTGAAGAAAACAATTTTTATCCGTTTGGGATGAAGCATGAAGGATATAATCAAACTGCAGAAAATCCTTCATACAATTACGGATACAACGGAAAAGAGTATCAAACAGAAACAGGCTGGAGTGATTACGGAGCAAGGATGTACATGTCGGATATCGGAAGATGGGGCGTTATCGATCCATTAGCGGAAACCTCAAGAAGATTTACACCTTATAATTACGCATATAATAATCCTGTAATGTTCATAGATCCCGATGGAAGGAAGGCTATGGCTCCAAAAGCTCCTGCTGAAAACTTGACAGTACCGGGTGGAATGCTGGATTACTATGGAAGAGGCGGAACAGGGAAACTGACAAACCTTTTGGCTTTTCTGGGACAGGAAAATTATTTTCATATAGCTGATGATACCATGCTTGGTGGAGGCGGTGGGGGAAATGGCACTTTCGGACAAACCCAAGTCTATAAAGACATCATGGCATATCTTGCTGAACCTGAAACTGAGTATTTCCAAGGAATTAATTTCACTCAGTTTGGAGGAGATGATGATTGTCCGAAATGTCCAAAATCAAATACGGTTAGATTAGGTGAGGAAATAGGAAAACAGGTCTTAAAACCTCAGGAAGGATTTTGGGAAAGACTTAGTGGCACTAGAACATGGACAGATTCTAAAGGTAATGATTATCTTGTTGATTCCGAAGGGAAAATAATAATGAGAGCTCCTTTGACAGGTGATGTTCCTATTGGACCGGCTGGTAACCTGAAAGGATTAAAATCATTATTCACATTTACAAAATCTGCGGGTAAACATTTTACTGAAATTATAAAATCAGGAGAAAATGCTAGTCGCCTTGCTAGACCATATATGCGTTCATCATTAACTATTCAAGAAATTATAGCTACAGGAAAAGGTATACCTGATGCAACAGCGAAAGGAGCCTTAAATTTTAGAGTCCCCGGAACATTTAGGATCACACGGTACATGGGAATTAGTTGTAGATACAAAAACAAATATTATTTATCATTTTTTATTCAAATAACTATTATGAAATTTATTATAGAATATAATGGAAAACCAGAGCAACGACTTTTAATTTATCGAAATGATGAATATTCTTTCGATATGGATCCTTGGGATTATGAAATGGATTTTGATATCATAATAAATAAATTAACACTTACTGTCGTAAATAATAAAATTATTCAGCTCAGTGGTTTTTGTGGATTAAATAATGCGATGAAAAATAATTATGATATTCCCAAAAGTAAAAAAGGAATTTTGAAGATTGTAGATAATTTAAATTATGGTTTTGCTTATAATTTGGGAGATAATTTTCCAGTATATATAAATATTCAAACAGGTTGGATCTGCATTGGTGTTCCTGATAAACATGGAAATGCAGTTGAGTTTATAAATAATTGTATTGCAGTTATAGACACTAATGAAGAGTTAATTGCACTTTGGCTGAAGCCAGAAGAGTTACCAGTCCTGCATGAGTTTTAG
- a CDS encoding tyrosine-type recombinase/integrase, which translates to MKLEEYLQEKYSKSSYKVHLYIINKYLDYIGRKAKTVDYKDILRYIAHLRKNENYTPESVKRYLSEVKIYYNYLLEAGLRNDHPCRELYLKDKINKQVKIDRLYSEETLENYLETIRINPDGKLKKRNEVIVSLLVYQALTVAEICNLNIEDINLEKAEIYIKSEHRKKARTLQLKASQILLFYNYLKEDYPKLTKYLKARRPEKLITGRLQEEVNPNALNRMINKGRKPEERLKPIKIRQSVIAKLLRKENNTRIVQVFAGHKRASTTVQYKQTELEILKNTINNFHPIR; encoded by the coding sequence ATGAAACTCGAAGAATATTTACAGGAAAAATACAGCAAAAGCTCTTATAAAGTTCATCTATACATAATCAATAAATATTTAGATTATATTGGTAGAAAAGCAAAAACTGTGGATTACAAAGACATTTTACGCTACATTGCCCACCTTCGGAAGAATGAAAACTACACTCCTGAATCTGTAAAACGGTATTTATCTGAAGTAAAAATTTATTATAATTACTTATTGGAAGCCGGACTTCGGAACGATCATCCATGCAGAGAACTTTATTTAAAAGACAAAATCAACAAACAAGTAAAAATAGACCGTTTATACAGCGAAGAAACTTTAGAAAACTATCTGGAAACAATACGGATAAATCCGGATGGAAAACTAAAAAAAAGAAACGAAGTCATTGTAAGTTTATTGGTATATCAAGCCTTAACAGTTGCCGAAATCTGTAACTTAAATATCGAAGATATCAATCTTGAAAAAGCAGAAATTTACATTAAATCAGAACACAGGAAAAAAGCAAGAACACTACAATTAAAAGCCTCTCAAATCCTATTATTTTACAATTACCTTAAAGAAGATTATCCCAAACTAACGAAATATTTAAAAGCGAGAAGACCTGAAAAGCTAATTACAGGAAGATTACAGGAAGAAGTAAACCCAAATGCTCTAAACCGGATGATTAATAAAGGAAGAAAACCGGAAGAAAGACTGAAGCCCATAAAAATCCGTCAAAGCGTGATTGCAAAACTTTTAAGAAAAGAAAACAACACAAGAATAGTTCAGGTTTTTGCAGGACACAAAAGAGCATCAACAACCGTACAGTACAAACAAACCGAATTGGAAATATTAAAAAATACAATTAATAATTTTCATCCGATTAGATAA
- a CDS encoding tyrosine-type recombinase/integrase — MSTLYTKVYGEEVLNYKIHLEILGYSPLTIKEKYLYLKAFFKYLEENQIFILKEIQPKDIAEYYKTLQQKRNVNTGELLTKENVKGRMRIIQKYFSYLIETETLKKDPASAFIFSSENERRERIIFTQSQIRELYKVTENVQQRNILNLAYGCGLRVGELVRINKEDINLQENLVIVEQGKNNKRRIVPITKKVKEELQEFLKSQEKKEKNQDEKAVFINVENRRMRATSFVRILKKLLLETEFGKKIQAEALRKIGIHTLRHSIATHLLENGMKLEQIQYFLGHDHIETTEIYTHIHTNQLKNITM, encoded by the coding sequence ATGTCAACACTCTACACAAAAGTTTACGGGGAGGAAGTTTTAAACTATAAAATCCATTTAGAAATTTTAGGCTACAGCCCTTTAACGATAAAAGAAAAATACCTCTATTTAAAAGCGTTCTTTAAGTATTTAGAAGAAAATCAAATCTTTATTTTGAAAGAAATACAGCCTAAAGATATTGCAGAATATTACAAAACCTTACAGCAAAAAAGGAACGTTAACACCGGAGAATTACTCACCAAAGAAAATGTAAAGGGAAGAATGCGGATTATTCAAAAATATTTCAGCTATTTAATTGAAACAGAAACCCTCAAAAAAGATCCTGCATCTGCTTTTATTTTTTCATCTGAAAATGAAAGAAGAGAGAGAATTATTTTTACTCAATCTCAAATTAGAGAACTTTACAAAGTAACCGAAAATGTACAGCAAAGAAATATATTAAACCTTGCGTACGGATGCGGACTGAGAGTCGGAGAACTGGTAAGAATCAACAAAGAAGATATCAATCTACAGGAAAATTTAGTCATCGTAGAGCAGGGAAAAAATAATAAAAGAAGAATTGTTCCAATCACTAAAAAAGTAAAAGAAGAATTACAGGAGTTTTTGAAGAGCCAAGAAAAAAAAGAAAAGAACCAGGACGAAAAAGCAGTATTTATCAATGTTGAGAATAGAAGAATGAGAGCGACGAGCTTTGTGAGAATTTTAAAAAAATTACTTCTGGAGACAGAATTTGGAAAGAAAATACAGGCGGAGGCTCTCCGCAAGATAGGAATCCATACCCTTAGACACTCCATTGCAACGCATCTTTTAGAAAACGGAATGAAGCTTGAGCAGATACAGTATTTTTTAGGACACGACCATATTGAAACCACAGAAATTTATACCCATATCCATACAAATCAATTGAAAAATATAACAATGTAA